A window of the Brassica napus cultivar Da-Ae chromosome A2, Da-Ae, whole genome shotgun sequence genome harbors these coding sequences:
- the LOC106371107 gene encoding transmembrane protein 230-like produces the protein TAKRVVVAIETKTKKKCKSARQVRSGSSLSSRRRNHPTPEWRRGENVRYAQLPGEEDDEDYANGGGRRDFDPRFEYTPKAFDRVPWKSIALALFLLFLGCLLLLLTVFIFTGHMEGDSSQGYALLVLGILTFLPGFYETRIAYYSWRGAEGYRFAAIPSY, from the exons ACCGCAAAACGCGTCGTCGTCGCGATAGagacgaagacgaagaagaaatgCAAATCCGCTCGTCAAGTAAGATCCGGATCATCTCTATCCTCCCGACGACGGAATCATCCAACTCCG GAATGGCGTCGAGGAGAGAACGTACGGTACGCTCAGCTTCCAGGGGAGGAAGACGATGAGGATTACGCAAACGGTGGTGGAAGGAGAGATTTCGATCCTCGATTTGAGTATACGCCGAAAGCATTTGATAGAGTACCGTGGAAGTCTATAGCGTTAGCTTTGTTTCTTCTGTTTCTTGGTTGCTTGCTTCTCCTTTTGACGGTTTTCATATTCACTGGTCACATGGAAGGAGATAGCTCTCAGGGTTACGCGCTTCTTGTTCTTGGCATCCTTACTTTCCTCCCTG GGTTCTATGAGACTCGGATTGCTTACTATTCGTGGAGAGGAGCTGAAGGGTACCGTTTCGCAGCCATTCCCTCCTACTGA
- the LOC111202722 gene encoding inhibitor of trypsin and hageman factor-like: MSFICSGKTSWPELMGTKGDYAASVIERENPEVTAAVIVVQTPVPFEYNIRCNRVWVWVDKKVDGTVVVVPIVG; this comes from the exons ATGTCGTTTATATGTTCTG GGAAGACCTCATGGCCGGAGCTTATGGGAACAAAGGGAGACTATGCGGCTTCTGTGATCGAACGTGAGAACCCGGAAGTCACAGCAGCCGTGATTGTAGTTCAAACTCCGGTGCCTTTTGAGTATAACATCAGGTGCAACCGGGTCTGGGTCTGGGTTGATAAAAAAGTTGATGGTACCGTCGTTGTAGTCCCTATCGTCGGTTAG
- the BNAA02G29740D gene encoding uncharacterized protein BNAA02G29740D has translation MVWFAYCDDEPDSFISFNPVFTDTQHNLTNPNIVFDFVLVYRRAPEPDSDSDDTLDDLCDLETRVFSETLEFDREWLIGGGDREQIKSNVFHILEMIQVPSYSDIVHTLTIDILDLKKHVSVSNSPEIERIRVEIDTIVPRFPDDVDMELEL, from the coding sequence ATGGTCTGGTTTGCGTATTGTGACGATGAACCCGACTCCTTCATCTCCTTCAACCCAGTCTTCACCGACACGCAACACAACCTCACAAACCCTAACATCGTCTTCGACTTCGTATTGGTTTACAGGCGAGCCCCCGAACCGGACTCAGATTCAGACGACACTCTTGATGACCTCTGCGACTTAGAAACTCGAGTCTTTAGTGAAACCCTCGAGTTTGATAGAGAGTGGCTCATCGGTGGTGGCGATAGGGAGCAGATAAAATCCAACGTCTTTCACATTCTTGAGATGATCCAAGTCCCTTCTTACTCTGACATTGTTCACACGTTAACTATAGATATCTTGGATTTAAAGAAACACGTGTCCGTGTCTAATTCTCCCGAGATTGAGAGGATACGAGTCGAGATTGATACCATTGTCCCTAGGTTTCCCGACGACGTCGATATGGAACTCGAGCTATGA
- the LOC125580530 gene encoding uncharacterized protein LOC125580530, with protein MDACFLTSRSISGVKDIVPFTKARIYSCPKRSSGKFLTRKVAAPISVKCSVSDSWKPLESDTDLIKDCVNKSKADADWKEFRARLVAGEQAATSDMVVDCSSSTSSRITLGDKWAHKISEPEPGCLLVATEKLDGVHIYEKTVVLILSVGPSDTIGVILNRPSLMSIKGTKSTVLDKAGTFSDKRLFFGGPLEERLFLVSPRNGEDNEVEKSGVFRQVMKGLYSVPALTMASGAMALGPRVKKKFNVI; from the exons ATGGATGCTTGTTTTCTTACCTCAAGATCAATCTCTGGTGTTAAAGATATTGTCCCGTTCACCAAAGCCAGAATCTATTCTTGCCCCAAGAGAAGCTCCGGCAAGTTCCTCACCAGGAAGGTTGCTGCTCCCATCTCTGTAAAAT GTTCTGTTTCGGATTCATGGAAGCCATTGGAGAGTGATACTGATCTCATCAAGGATTGTGTCAACAAATCTAAAGCAGATGCTGACTGGAAAGAGTTCAGAGCGAGGCTCGTGGCTGGGGAGCAAGCTGCAACCTCCGACATGGTGGTGGACTGTTCATCATCAACGTCCTCACGGATCACTCTTGGAGACAAATGGGCACACAAGATCAGCGAGCCAGAGCCAGGATGTCTCCTAGTTGCCACTGAGAAGCTAGACGGAGTCCATATCTATGAAAAGACTGTGGTTCTTATCCTCTCTGTTGGACCCTCAGATACTATAGGAGTCATCCTCAACCGTCCATCGCTGATGTCAATCAAAGGGACAAAGTCAACTGTCTTAGACAAGGCGGGAACGTTTTCAGACAAGAGACTCTTCTTTGGTGGACCTTTGGAAGAAAGGTTGTTCTTGGTGAGTCCAAGAAACGGCGAAGACAACGAGGTTGAGAAGAGTGGGGTGTTCAGACAAGTCATGAAAGGATTGTACTCAGTCCCGGCTTTGACTATGGCAAGTGGGGCAATGGCCCTGGGCCCAagggtcaaaaaaaaatttaatgtaatttGA